One window of the Nicotiana tabacum cultivar K326 chromosome 4, ASM71507v2, whole genome shotgun sequence genome contains the following:
- the LOC107806307 gene encoding heavy metal-associated isoprenylated plant protein 39-like, translated as MKKVVLKLEYFDEKVKQKAMKKVSGLEGVESIAIDTKDKKLTITGNVDPVSLVSKLRKLCHTDILSVGPAKEPEKKKDEGGKKDEGGKKEEGKKDDGKKGGDDKKGGDDKKKDGKDDSHPVMKAFPAPMYYYHYQQPYQHYQPPVPAYYHQRSVEEDPNSCVIC; from the exons atgaag AAAGTAGTACTGAAGTTGGAGTATTTCGATGAGAAAGTCAAGCAAAAGGCCATGAAAAAAGTCTCTGGTCTTGAAG GGGTTGAATCAATTGCAATAGACACAAAGGATAAGAAGTTAACAATAACAGGAAACGTAGATCCAGTTTCACTAGTTTCCAAATTGAGGAAGCTGTGTCACACTGATATACTATCAGTTGGACCAGCAAAAGAGCCAGAGAAGAAAAAGGATGAGGGGGGCAAAAAAGATGAGGGAGGCAAGAAAGAAGAAGGCAAAAAAGACGACGGAAAAAAAGGAGGAGATGACAAAAAGGGAGGAGACgacaagaagaaagatgggaaagatgATTCTCATCCTGTAATGAAGGCTTTCCCAGCTCCTATGTATTATTACCATTATCAGCAACCTTATCAACATTATCAGCCTCCTGTTCCTGCTTATTATCACCAGCGAAGTGTCGAAGAGGATCCTAATTCCTGTGTTATCTGCTGA
- the LOC107806308 gene encoding uncharacterized protein PAM68-like: protein METLTGLQNSSLSITNSFPSNQKIPILFHKNIYSTPNLHRNTWKLHAEAKGFGNVPAETQKQNGKLDTSQRNNRRNNNNNNDDNDEKIPSAVWERIIGRMLFYVGAPMVGGVALLQVLDIVKQQQLWDVPVWLPFLTTLITFGASTLGIAYGTLSASWDAEKEGSFLGLEQAQKNWVDMWAEDGVDDEENRWSN from the coding sequence ATGGAAACTCTCACAGGTCTTCAAAACTCATCTCTCTCAATTACAAACTCATTTCCATCGAATCAAAAAATCCCAATCCTTTTCCATAAAAACATATACAGTACTCCAAACCTCCACAGAAATACATGGAAATTACACGCCGAAGCAAAAGGCTTCGGCAATGTACCAGCTGAAACACAAAAGCAAAACGGAAAACTCGACACCTCCCAAAGAAATAACAGAaggaataataataacaacaatgacGATAACGACGAAAAAATTCCGTCGGCAGTGTGGGAAAGAATTATAGGAAGGATGTTGTTTTACGTGGGAGCTCCAATGGTAGGCGGTGTCGCTCTGCTCCAGGTTTTGGATATAGTAAAGCAACAACAATTGTGGGATGTGCCAGTTTGGTTACCATTCTTGACAACGTTAATCACATTTGGAGCTTCAACACTTGGAATTGCTTATGGGACATTGTCTGCTAGTTGGGATGCTGAAAAAGAGGGGTCATTTCTTGGGTTGGAACAAGCTCAGAAGAATTGGGTTGATATGTGGGCTGAAGATGGTGTTGATGATGAAGAAAATAGGTGGAGCAATTAA
- the LOC107806305 gene encoding DUF21 domain-containing protein At5g52790 has protein sequence MAANDVPCCETMFWVYLVISVSLVCFAGLMSGLTLGLMSLSLMDLEVLIKAGQPNDRKNAEKILPIVKNQHLLLCTLLICNAMAMEALPIFLDALLPAWGAILISVTLILAFGEIIPQAICSRYGLSIGARLSPLVRLLVIIVFPLSYPISKLLDRLLGKGHSALLRRAELKTLVNMHGNEAGKGGELSHDETTIIAGALDLAQKMVKDAMTPVSRVFSLDLHSKLTDEMMNLIISKGHSRVPVYSGSPTNIVGLILVKNLIKYRPEDEVPIKDLSIRSMPEIPDSLPLYDLLNQFQKGNSHMAVVVKSSRNTKEAEENATAQHDIIKINILPRPIIQDPSVEKGGEAIGIITMEDVLEQLLQEPIYDETDDYVDVHNKIRINIPPSMIFSPRRSPGAMASEVSKLKWQSPIASPVSTVNQTPISHNQSPMLRSPVSPYMQSPTVVSVSPGHLINTNSPSRFARTSPSSNKVSTKSYEKLEKHGS, from the exons ATGGCAGCAAATGATGTGCCATGCTGTGAAACCATGTTTTGGGTATACTTAGTAATCAGTGTGTCACTGGTGTGTTTTGCTGGACTTATGTCTGGACTAACACTGGGACTCATGTCCCTTAGCCTTATGGATCTTGAAGTTCTCATTAAGGCTGGTCAGCCAAATGATCGCAAAAACGCAG AGAAAATTCTGCCCATTGTAAAGAATCAGCACTTGCTCCTTTGTACCCTTCTAATATGTAACGCCATGGCCATGGAG GCTCTTCCAATATTTCTAGACGCTCTACTTCCTGCATGGGGTGCTATACTGATATCGGTCACTCTCATATTAGCCTTTGGAGAG ATTATTCCTCAGGCAATCTGTTCTCGCTATGGACTGAGCATTGGTGCAAGATTGTCACCTTTGGTTCGTTTGCTTGTCATAATTGTCTTCCCTTTATCTTATCCCATCAGTAAG TTGTTGGATCGACTCCTGGGTAAAGGGCACTCAGCACTTCTACGCCGTGCTGAGCTGAAAACCTTAGTGAATATGCATGGTAATGAG GCAGGGAAAGGCGGAGAGTTGAGCCACGACGAAACTACCATAATTGCTGGAGCATTGGACCTAGCTCAGAAAATGGTTAAAGATGCAATGACCCCCGTGTCCAGAgtattttctcttgatcttcatTCTAAACTTACCGA TGAGATGATGAATCTGATTATAAGTAAAGGCCACAGTCGCGTACCTGTATACTCTGGCAGTCCAACGAACATTGTTGGCCTAATCTTG GTGAAGAATTTGATAAAATATCGTCCTGAAGATGAGGTGCCAATCAAAGATCTCAGTATAAGGAGTATGCCAGA GATCCCAGATTCTTTACCATTATATGATCTTCTGAACCAGTTCCAGAAAGGGAACAGCCATATGGCTGTAGTGGTAAAGAGCAGTAGGAATACTAAGGAAGCTGAGGAAAATGCCACTGCTCAACACGATATAATCAAGATAAACATCCTTCCGCGTCCAATTATTCAAGATCCTTCAGTTGAAAAGG GAGGAGAAGCAATTGGTATCATTACAATGGAAGATGTTCTTGAACAACTTCTGCAG GAACCGATATACGATGAGACTGATGATTATGTTGATGTTCACAACAA AATTAGAATCAATATTCCTCCCTCAATGATATTTTCACCTAGAAGATCTCCAGGAGCAATGGCGTCGGAGGTTTCTAAACTGAAGTGGCAAAGTCCAATAGCATCTCCAGTTTCAACTGTTAATCAGACACCAATATCTCATAATCAAAGTCCAATGTTGCGCTCACCAGTTTCCCCATATATGCAGTCACCAACTGTAGTATCTGTTTCCCCTGGGCATTTAATAAACACGAATTCTCCAAGCAGATTTGCGCGCACCTCTCCATCATCTAATAAG GTTTCTACCAAGTCTTATGAGAAGTTGGAAAAGCACGGTAGTTAG